A genomic region of Brevibacillus sp. JNUCC-41 contains the following coding sequences:
- a CDS encoding tRNA-Val4, which translates to MKYSYEFTRNPLGYLRIILPQEINLFSDFIEDIVFETEVDEYIDIVRKVMEGEYDEFEIEGNATSVLIKKDTTVLHHFYIFDNPNENEMETEQFKELMLIWRNKIPERYKETEN; encoded by the coding sequence ATGAAATATTCGTATGAATTTACAAGAAACCCATTAGGATATCTAAGGATAATTTTACCACAAGAAATTAACCTTTTCTCAGACTTCATTGAAGATATTGTATTTGAAACAGAAGTGGATGAGTATATTGATATTGTTCGCAAAGTAATGGAAGGTGAATACGATGAATTTGAAATAGAAGGGAATGCTACCAGTGTCTTGATAAAAAAAGATACGACGGTTCTTCACCACTTTTATATCTTCGATAATCCAAATGAGAATGAAATGGAAACTGAACAATTTAAAGAACTTATGCTAATATGGAGAAACAAAATTCCAGAAA